A region from the Actinoplanes sp. OR16 genome encodes:
- a CDS encoding FAD-binding oxidoreductase: MSLSRRAVLGAGAAALTGAAIKPSASRAAPDWKALAASLDGDLVLPGADGYDSARKLHDPRYDQVRPPAVVCCAGPEDVAEAVRFARRSRIPVVSRGGGHSYVGASTAGSGLVLDLRRLDGISYDWGSRTAAIGGGALLGRVYDRLGAAGRSIPSGSCGSVGISGITLGGGIGMAASAYGLTCDRVIEAEVVTADGVRRTVGSDRERDLFWALRGGGGGQFGVVTGWRMDTHRSTSIGTFVLTYPWTDAARVAAGWQARLASAPDETWSSCQFGSDERGRLSVRISGVVLEGDPDAEAAEIARAAGREPAGAKLERRPALDVIRDRAGEPERATQLAGSEVFRSVLPDSAVAALLETVERRAREGKPGIAKFKRLTGAAARVAPEATAFPWRGATTMLQWLVLPAAADPATVQDGYAWIESGHRAMARWSSGRYVNYLEPSPASLPRYYGPNFSRLRWIRATVDPQAVFRSPYAL, translated from the coding sequence ATGTCGCTGTCACGCCGCGCGGTTCTCGGTGCGGGGGCCGCCGCGCTCACCGGCGCCGCCATCAAGCCTTCCGCATCCCGGGCCGCCCCGGACTGGAAAGCACTCGCCGCCTCCCTCGACGGCGACCTCGTGCTGCCCGGCGCCGACGGTTACGACAGCGCCCGCAAGCTCCATGATCCGCGGTACGACCAGGTCCGGCCGCCGGCCGTGGTGTGCTGCGCCGGCCCCGAGGACGTCGCCGAGGCGGTCCGCTTCGCGCGCCGATCCCGGATCCCGGTGGTCAGCCGGGGTGGCGGGCACTCCTACGTCGGCGCGTCCACGGCGGGCAGCGGTCTCGTGCTCGACCTGCGGCGGCTCGACGGCATCAGCTACGACTGGGGCAGCCGTACCGCGGCGATCGGCGGCGGCGCTCTGCTCGGACGCGTCTACGACCGGCTCGGCGCGGCCGGGAGATCGATCCCTTCGGGATCGTGCGGGTCGGTCGGGATCAGCGGGATCACCCTGGGCGGGGGGATCGGCATGGCGGCTTCGGCGTACGGGCTGACCTGCGATCGGGTGATCGAGGCGGAAGTGGTGACGGCCGACGGGGTGCGCCGGACCGTCGGCTCCGACCGCGAGCGGGACCTGTTCTGGGCGTTGCGCGGCGGGGGAGGCGGGCAGTTCGGGGTGGTGACGGGCTGGCGGATGGACACCCACCGGTCCACGTCGATCGGCACGTTCGTGCTGACGTACCCGTGGACGGACGCGGCCCGGGTGGCGGCCGGCTGGCAGGCGCGGCTCGCGAGCGCCCCGGACGAGACCTGGTCGTCCTGTCAGTTCGGGTCGGATGAGCGGGGGCGTCTCTCCGTACGGATCTCGGGGGTGGTCCTGGAGGGTGACCCGGACGCGGAGGCCGCGGAGATCGCCCGGGCTGCCGGGCGGGAACCCGCCGGCGCGAAGCTGGAGCGGCGGCCCGCGCTGGACGTGATCCGTGATCGTGCGGGTGAACCGGAACGGGCGACCCAGCTGGCCGGCAGTGAGGTCTTCCGATCCGTGCTGCCGGACTCGGCGGTGGCCGCTCTACTGGAGACGGTGGAGCGGCGAGCGCGGGAAGGCAAGCCCGGCATCGCCAAGTTCAAGCGGCTGACCGGCGCGGCCGCCCGGGTGGCGCCGGAGGCGACGGCGTTCCCGTGGCGCGGCGCGACCACCATGCTGCAGTGGCTGGTGCTGCCTGCCGCCGCCGATCCGGCCACTGTGCAGGACGGGTACGCCTGGATCGAATCCGGTCACCGCGCGATGGCCCGCTGGTCGTCCGGCCGGTACGTGAACTACCTCGAACCGAGCCCGGCGAGCCTGCCGCGTTACTACGGCCCGAACTTCTCCCGGCTGCGCTGGATCCGCGCGACAGTCGACCCGCAGGCGGTCTTCCGTTCCCCGTACGCTCTCTAG
- a CDS encoding carbohydrate kinase family protein, whose amino-acid sequence MPRVLIAGPVAWNLMIHLEELPRPEPHMVVAEWHHEAVGGTSAGKALNLRRLGVPVTLVTVLGSDEAGRRVRAALGGIDLVVAETANGTERHTNLMSATGQRTSIYLNLPQPAGPVPVPSFGDVDVVVADLAAFSLPVLRAAREAGREIWCDLHDWDGEAEFQREFAETADVIFASGDRLPDPVVFMRERIDAGARLVVVTFGAEGAMACERGGDPIHVPASPVESVVDTNGAGDAFFSGVLAGRLSGLPLAESLKQGADAGAAAVRSKELAG is encoded by the coding sequence ATGCCTCGTGTCCTGATCGCCGGCCCGGTCGCCTGGAACCTCATGATCCACCTCGAGGAGCTGCCCCGGCCCGAGCCACACATGGTCGTCGCCGAGTGGCACCACGAAGCGGTCGGCGGGACGTCCGCCGGTAAGGCCCTCAACCTGCGCAGGCTGGGCGTGCCGGTGACGCTGGTGACCGTCCTCGGCTCGGACGAGGCCGGCCGGCGGGTGAGGGCGGCGCTCGGCGGCATCGACCTGGTGGTCGCCGAGACCGCGAACGGGACCGAGCGGCACACCAACCTGATGTCCGCGACCGGTCAGCGCACCTCGATCTACCTGAACCTGCCGCAGCCCGCCGGGCCGGTGCCGGTGCCCTCGTTCGGCGACGTCGACGTGGTCGTCGCGGACCTGGCCGCATTCAGCCTTCCGGTGCTGCGCGCGGCCCGTGAGGCGGGCCGGGAGATCTGGTGCGACCTGCACGACTGGGACGGCGAGGCCGAGTTCCAGCGGGAGTTCGCCGAGACCGCGGACGTGATCTTCGCGAGCGGCGACCGGCTGCCGGACCCGGTCGTCTTCATGCGTGAGCGGATCGACGCGGGCGCCCGTCTCGTGGTCGTCACGTTCGGCGCCGAGGGCGCGATGGCCTGCGAACGCGGCGGCGACCCGATCCACGTCCCGGCGTCCCCGGTGGAATCGGTGGTGGACACCAACGGCGCCGGCGACGCGTTCTTCTCCGGTGTCCTGGCCGGCCGGCTGAGCGGGCTCCCGCTCGCCGAGTCGCTGAAACAGGGTGCCGACGCCGGTGCGGCCGCCGTGCGATCGAAGGAACTCGCTGGCTGA
- a CDS encoding ABC transporter ATP-binding protein, with product MDVRGPGRFLWWLARRCRRRVALGALFGSLWFVTLALTPYLIAQAVDRGLAPRDPSALIPWVAAVLALGVATAALGILRHRTMTKLRLQAALITADLVMAHATRLGAALPRSVTAGEVVTIGISDVWTIGRAMNVGGVGVASAVAFLVIATLLSRMSPTLAVVVLTGVPVLALVVGPLLGRTQRAGARYRHAQGELNARLVDVLGGLRILNGLGGKAVHLSRYRRESSAVRDLGYRVGRPASWIGALGDGLPLIFLGVVTWMAARLTAEGSLTVGELIAVYGYTAMLVVPVNVLIFCGFDITHGVVAARRVTEFLRLPADSLLGAEAPAGPAPLHDPESGVTAAPGRFTAVAADRPADAIAVIDRLGRYGATDATWDGVRLDRIAQPQVRSRVLVAENDAGLFAGPLRAVVAGRSEPDDALVQAAITTAVAHDVADDLGRPVDWGGRNLSGGQRQRLRLARAVHADPEMLLAVEPTSAVDAHTELAVAERLAAARAGRGTVVATTSPVLLDRAEVVYFLAGGRVAASGTHQELLSSSPGYRALVMRVFESAEEGA from the coding sequence GTGGATGTGCGCGGACCCGGACGATTCCTGTGGTGGCTGGCACGGCGATGTCGCAGGAGGGTCGCGCTCGGCGCGTTGTTCGGGTCCCTCTGGTTCGTCACGCTGGCGCTCACGCCGTACCTCATCGCCCAGGCGGTGGATCGTGGCCTCGCGCCGCGTGACCCGAGCGCGCTGATCCCCTGGGTCGCGGCGGTCCTGGCCCTCGGCGTCGCGACGGCCGCTCTCGGGATCCTGCGGCACCGGACGATGACGAAGCTGCGCCTGCAGGCCGCGCTGATCACCGCCGACCTGGTGATGGCGCACGCCACCCGGCTCGGCGCGGCCCTGCCCCGCAGCGTCACCGCAGGGGAGGTCGTCACCATCGGCATCTCCGACGTGTGGACCATCGGCCGCGCCATGAACGTCGGCGGGGTCGGCGTGGCGTCGGCGGTGGCGTTCCTGGTGATCGCGACCCTGCTGTCCCGGATGTCGCCGACGCTCGCCGTGGTGGTGCTGACCGGCGTTCCGGTGCTGGCGCTCGTCGTCGGGCCGCTGCTCGGGCGCACCCAGCGGGCCGGGGCGCGGTATCGGCACGCGCAGGGGGAGCTGAACGCACGGCTCGTCGACGTCCTCGGCGGGCTGCGGATCCTCAACGGGCTCGGCGGCAAGGCGGTGCATCTGTCGCGCTACCGGCGGGAGTCCTCGGCGGTGCGCGATCTCGGCTACCGCGTCGGCCGGCCGGCGAGCTGGATCGGCGCGCTCGGCGACGGGCTGCCGCTGATCTTCCTCGGTGTCGTGACCTGGATGGCGGCGCGTCTCACGGCCGAGGGTTCGCTCACCGTGGGCGAGTTGATCGCGGTGTACGGGTACACGGCCATGCTGGTCGTGCCGGTGAACGTGCTGATCTTCTGCGGGTTCGACATCACGCACGGTGTGGTGGCCGCCCGGCGCGTCACCGAGTTCCTGCGGCTGCCCGCCGACTCGCTGCTCGGCGCCGAGGCCCCGGCCGGTCCGGCGCCGCTGCACGATCCGGAATCGGGGGTGACCGCCGCGCCGGGCCGGTTCACCGCGGTGGCCGCCGACCGCCCGGCCGACGCCATCGCCGTGATCGACCGGCTCGGGCGGTACGGCGCCACCGACGCGACCTGGGACGGCGTCCGTCTCGACCGGATCGCTCAGCCACAGGTCAGGTCCCGCGTCCTGGTCGCCGAGAACGACGCCGGCCTGTTCGCCGGCCCGCTGCGCGCGGTGGTGGCCGGCCGCTCCGAGCCGGACGACGCGCTGGTCCAGGCCGCGATCACCACGGCGGTGGCGCACGACGTCGCCGACGACCTCGGACGGCCCGTCGACTGGGGCGGGCGCAACCTCTCCGGCGGCCAGCGCCAGCGGCTGCGGCTGGCCCGCGCGGTCCACGCCGACCCGGAGATGCTGCTGGCCGTCGAGCCGACCTCGGCCGTCGACGCGCACACCGAGCTGGCCGTCGCCGAGCGGCTCGCCGCCGCCCGGGCCGGCCGGGGAACCGTCGTCGCGACCACGTCGCCGGTCCTGCTGGACCGGGCCGAAGTGGTCTACTTCCTGGCCGGCGGACGGGTGGCGGCCAGCGGGACACATCAGGAGCTGCTGTCGTCGTCGCCCGGCTACCGGGCCCTGGTGATGCGGGTCTTCGAGTCGGCCGAGGAGGGCGCGTGA